From Parasphaerochaeta coccoides DSM 17374, a single genomic window includes:
- the pth gene encoding aminoacyl-tRNA hydrolase, which yields MIACGLGNPGTEYEHTRHNVGFDVVATVAAFLHVPMRKRFCRPYERGDGFFSSGTRFVLMRPLTFMNGSGRILKYVQRLLRLPGTDLIVVCDQMDLPCGSIRIRKGGKDAGHRGLKSIIQHYGSEDFIRLYIGVGRPSAGTSVVEHVLSRPAPDEVPAFQKGIARGADALAALLAGRPLQEVMNEFNGKIPD from the coding sequence ATGATTGCATGCGGACTGGGTAATCCCGGTACAGAGTATGAGCATACCCGCCATAACGTCGGTTTTGATGTCGTGGCCACTGTAGCAGCGTTTCTTCATGTACCCATGAGGAAACGCTTTTGTCGTCCTTATGAGCGTGGTGACGGATTTTTTTCTTCAGGAACCCGCTTCGTCCTCATGCGTCCGCTGACCTTCATGAATGGAAGTGGAAGAATCCTGAAGTATGTCCAGAGATTGCTCAGGCTTCCTGGAACTGACCTGATTGTCGTCTGTGACCAGATGGACTTGCCCTGTGGAAGCATACGGATCAGGAAAGGTGGAAAAGACGCCGGACACCGTGGGCTGAAGTCAATCATCCAGCATTATGGCTCGGAGGATTTCATCCGGCTGTACATCGGAGTAGGCCGCCCGTCGGCAGGAACGTCGGTGGTGGAGCATGTGCTTAGTCGTCCGGCTCCGGATGAAGTCCCCGCTTTTCAGAAAGGGATAGCAAGAGGCGCGGACGCCTTGGCCGCGCTACTGGCCGGAAGACCCTTGCAAGAGGTGATGAATGAGTTCAATGGAAAAATCCCAGACTAG
- a CDS encoding 50S ribosomal protein L25 yields the protein MKDTSKTLSAELRTGDFGSSGSRRVVRSGKIPAVIYGKNTPLHITIDAQEFRLKRRYFTETSLLSIVLSKKKHECLVKDVQEDLLNNRIKHVDFYEVTSGQTLHTRVNIELTGNPVGARDGGVLEHILFDIEIESLPANLPEVIRVDVSQLGLNDVLTVGDVVWPVGVKALADAETAVATVKSIREELPGSGEAGSSEPEVIKEKKEKAE from the coding sequence ATGAAAGATACAAGCAAGACTTTGAGCGCGGAGCTGCGCACTGGGGACTTTGGTTCTTCCGGCAGCCGTCGTGTCGTCCGATCCGGAAAGATTCCCGCCGTCATTTATGGCAAGAACACACCTCTGCATATTACGATAGACGCACAGGAGTTCCGTCTTAAGAGACGATATTTCACTGAAACAAGCCTGCTGAGCATCGTCCTGAGCAAGAAAAAACATGAATGCCTGGTTAAGGACGTTCAGGAAGACCTGCTCAACAACCGCATCAAGCATGTGGACTTCTATGAAGTCACCAGCGGACAGACGCTCCATACCCGTGTCAACATTGAACTGACCGGTAATCCCGTAGGCGCACGTGACGGTGGAGTCCTGGAACACATCCTGTTTGATATAGAAATCGAAAGCCTTCCTGCCAACCTTCCGGAAGTCATCCGTGTCGATGTGTCACAGCTGGGCTTGAACGACGTCCTGACTGTCGGTGATGTCGTTTGGCCGGTAGGTGTCAAAGCCCTTGCTGACGCCGAGACTGCGGTTGCTACGGTCAAGTCAATCAGGGAAGAACTTCCTGGTTCCGGTGAAGCTGGTTCCTCGGAACCAGAGGTGATTAAAGAGAAAAAAGAGAAAGCCGAATAG
- a CDS encoding DUF362 domain-containing protein, with product MKEKTKVYFTRDISADGLLKVYEKIKAPISGKVAIKWHSGEPYGPNILPVNMVKTLQQSIPDSALVETNVYYDGPRQTTEGHRDVLKTNGWTFCDVDIMDADGAVMLPLKGGKHFTEMSVGKNLVNYDSMVVLTHFKGHVMGGFGGSMKNIAIGNADGKIGKKMIHTDPNGDQWSINGKHLMETMAESAKASIDFFGEKIVYINVLRNMSVDCDCAGITAAPPKARDIGILASADILAVDQASIDMVYALPDAELHDLKERIESREGLYQLTYMKQLGMGSDEYELVEIT from the coding sequence ATGAAAGAAAAAACCAAAGTATATTTCACTCGTGATATAAGCGCAGACGGGCTTTTGAAAGTATATGAAAAAATCAAAGCTCCGATAAGTGGCAAGGTAGCGATAAAATGGCACTCCGGCGAACCGTATGGCCCGAATATCCTTCCGGTCAATATGGTGAAGACTTTGCAGCAAAGTATTCCCGACAGCGCACTGGTCGAGACAAATGTCTATTATGACGGCCCTCGCCAGACGACGGAAGGTCACAGAGATGTCTTGAAAACGAACGGCTGGACATTCTGTGATGTCGATATCATGGACGCGGACGGCGCGGTGATGCTGCCCCTCAAAGGCGGAAAGCATTTCACGGAAATGTCTGTGGGCAAGAATCTTGTGAATTACGATTCGATGGTCGTATTGACTCATTTCAAAGGACACGTAATGGGCGGCTTTGGCGGGTCGATGAAAAATATCGCCATTGGAAACGCGGACGGGAAGATAGGCAAGAAAATGATACATACCGACCCGAACGGAGACCAATGGTCGATTAACGGCAAACACCTCATGGAAACCATGGCTGAATCCGCCAAGGCAAGCATTGACTTCTTCGGAGAGAAAATCGTTTATATCAATGTCCTGCGCAACATGTCGGTAGATTGCGATTGCGCCGGAATCACAGCCGCTCCTCCCAAGGCGCGCGATATAGGAATACTCGCTTCAGCGGATATACTGGCCGTAGACCAAGCTTCCATTGATATGGTCTACGCCCTGCCTGATGCAGAGCTGCACGATTTGAAGGAACGCATTGAATCCCGCGAAGGGCTGTACCAGCTGACCTATATGAAACAACTAGGCATGGGCAGCGATGAATATGAACTGGTGGAGATTACATGA
- the spoVG gene encoding septation regulator SpoVG encodes MEITEIRVRKVKDAGKLKAYVTITFDSSFVVHNIKVISGHNGDFIAMPSRQTKTGEYKDVAHPITTELRDALQSSILEAYANAQDEPFEDEDRIDV; translated from the coding sequence ATGGAAATAACGGAAATTCGTGTCAGAAAAGTTAAGGATGCCGGGAAACTCAAGGCTTACGTAACGATTACATTCGATTCCAGTTTTGTTGTTCACAATATCAAAGTCATCAGTGGCCATAATGGGGATTTCATTGCCATGCCTAGCCGTCAGACCAAGACTGGGGAATATAAAGATGTGGCTCATCCCATTACGACGGAATTGCGGGATGCCCTCCAATCTTCAATCTTGGAGGCATATGCCAACGCCCAGGATGAGCCTTTTGAAGATGAAGACAGGATTGACGTTTGA
- a CDS encoding 4-(cytidine 5'-diphospho)-2-C-methyl-D-erythritol kinase, whose product MESRAGRLDSRLISCYRAFMTAIHPSYAKVNLHLEVGAKGFDGYHDISTVFHLVSLHDDVSVELRLSDKFSCSVTGLESICRPGEDSLHRAAEAWCHATGRPLSLDIRVTKRIPSGAGLGGGSSNAATLLSILDAAAPGGYSMGRKRLMELGTTLGSDVPFFLSGYTAAIGEGRGERLTPLKAVRDAHALIVMPPFSVSTPHAYLSLDTLRGGDSVSLHRFSFMAGDSSRLSSLLEDDVTKWMFSNDFRLTCGHEDVYDALEALGRKVPGVFSSLTGSGAAWVFISRKLLSLKDIQTQISRLFGVRFVMFSAILLFS is encoded by the coding sequence ATGGAATCCCGTGCCGGCAGGCTCGACAGCCGGTTAATCTCCTGCTATCGTGCTTTTATGACGGCAATTCATCCATCATATGCCAAAGTGAACCTTCATCTTGAAGTCGGGGCAAAAGGCTTCGACGGCTATCATGACATCTCCACGGTCTTTCATCTTGTCAGTCTCCATGACGATGTTTCGGTGGAATTAAGATTGTCTGATAAGTTCTCTTGTTCCGTGACCGGACTTGAAAGCATATGCCGTCCGGGTGAGGACTCTCTCCATCGGGCGGCGGAAGCTTGGTGCCACGCCACGGGACGCCCGCTTTCCTTGGACATCCGTGTCACCAAACGCATACCTTCCGGCGCCGGGCTAGGCGGAGGCTCGTCAAACGCGGCAACGCTCCTTTCCATTCTGGATGCCGCTGCTCCGGGAGGATACTCCATGGGAAGAAAACGACTGATGGAGCTGGGGACTACATTGGGAAGCGATGTGCCATTCTTTCTTTCGGGATACACTGCGGCCATCGGGGAGGGGAGAGGCGAAAGGCTCACGCCGCTTAAGGCAGTCCGCGATGCCCATGCCTTGATTGTCATGCCGCCGTTTTCCGTTTCTACGCCTCATGCATACCTAAGTCTGGACACTCTCAGGGGGGGAGATTCCGTCTCTTTACACCGGTTTTCATTTATGGCAGGGGATTCATCACGTCTGTCATCCCTGCTTGAAGATGATGTGACCAAATGGATGTTTTCCAATGACTTCCGCTTGACTTGTGGTCATGAGGATGTCTATGACGCGCTTGAAGCCCTTGGACGGAAAGTCCCCGGCGTGTTTTCGTCTTTGACAGGGAGTGGAGCCGCATGGGTGTTCATCAGCAGGAAGCTTTTGTCCCTGAAGGATATCCAAACTCAGATTTCAAGACTGTTTGGGGTGAGATTTGTTATGTTTTCTGCAATTTTGTTGTTTTCTTGA
- a CDS encoding uracil-DNA glycosylase family protein: MKVVESIVNRTRRFAEDVGSTELSFHGYVYNPLEYAWDIHEQYLRRYVRPEAEIMFMGMNPGPFGMVQTGVPFGEVEAVRSWLGLYGPVGHPSPEHPGRPVEGFSCRRSEVSGQRLWGLMKERFGSPDIFFSRHCVMNYCPLAFLDSGPRARNVPVDVLPADERRRLEDICSAYIADIITMVNPRALVGVGGYARKKLENIIRGMSLSGHSLPMVTGILHPSPGNPAANKGWAQQASDALEKAGLWNPVPAGSTAG; this comes from the coding sequence ATGAAAGTGGTTGAAAGCATCGTTAACCGTACCAGGCGTTTCGCCGAAGATGTCGGAAGTACGGAGCTGTCGTTCCACGGCTATGTCTACAATCCACTGGAATACGCTTGGGATATCCACGAGCAATACCTGCGCCGCTATGTGCGTCCGGAGGCTGAAATCATGTTCATGGGAATGAATCCCGGTCCATTCGGCATGGTGCAGACAGGCGTTCCTTTCGGTGAGGTCGAAGCCGTCCGTTCATGGCTTGGTCTTTACGGACCGGTGGGGCATCCGTCTCCTGAGCATCCTGGACGTCCAGTGGAAGGTTTCTCCTGTAGAAGGAGCGAGGTCAGCGGACAACGGCTCTGGGGACTGATGAAAGAAAGGTTTGGTTCCCCCGACATATTTTTCTCCCGTCATTGCGTTATGAATTACTGTCCTCTTGCTTTCCTTGATTCCGGTCCCCGTGCTCGCAATGTGCCTGTTGATGTCCTTCCCGCTGATGAACGCCGCAGGCTGGAGGACATCTGTTCCGCGTATATCGCCGATATCATCACCATGGTGAACCCGCGAGCTCTGGTAGGGGTGGGAGGCTATGCGCGGAAGAAACTGGAGAACATTATCCGTGGCATGTCGCTTTCCGGCCATTCTCTTCCTATGGTGACCGGCATCCTCCATCCCAGCCCAGGGAATCCCGCAGCAAACAAAGGTTGGGCGCAGCAGGCGTCCGATGCTTTGGAAAAGGCCGGACTATGGAATCCCGTGCCGGCAGGCTCGACAGCCGGTTAA
- a CDS encoding AMP-dependent synthetase/ligase — protein MKHSWDILNAYRGKLVQGDWPTIPELFLISLERHPDRACFTVFDPGKNTLTYRDVHREIMRIAGYLIEAGVKPGEKVVLTGANSPQWGLAYLAILFAGAVAVPLDTQMAEQRMLELGQFSDSVFLFADYGHVEKFDKSHPWFRSLKGVVLLRSGKGKKQTTYSDIMNIKPQHAHERVLISSDSVAAILFTSGTTGNEKGAILTHTNLTSDAYQACDGIFLNISHEDVFYVFMPLHHSYCTTAVFLESILHGSEAVFGSSMAVTKLLSDMKTGHVTIFLGIPLLYNKLLAGLMKKVREKGLLAYGVIRLLMKINGILKRRFGINMGKKWFKTMLSGIGMLENSICICGAGPLAPQVFRQFQQLGLDFIQGYGLTEASPILTLNPVSKFKIDSIGMIFPLVEMKVDSPNASGVGELVVKGPNICQGYYKDPKQTAELFTKDGYMRTGDLGSIDEENYVYLKGRIKNMIVTDGGKNVYPEEIEDGFQLYPQVEQVLVRGYIADKALKKEAIEVLIFPNSDYYKGKGITDKTVIRKDLEKVVAEVNRTLVAYKKISRIIILDEAMDMTSTKKIKRTSVGHTEDVIA, from the coding sequence ATGAAACATTCCTGGGATATCCTGAACGCATATAGAGGAAAGCTGGTACAAGGCGACTGGCCGACAATACCGGAACTATTCCTTATCTCACTGGAACGACATCCTGACAGGGCATGTTTTACTGTCTTTGATCCAGGCAAGAACACCCTGACATACCGGGATGTCCACAGAGAAATCATGCGGATAGCTGGATATCTCATTGAAGCGGGCGTGAAACCGGGAGAAAAGGTAGTCCTGACAGGAGCAAATTCCCCACAGTGGGGACTGGCTTATCTTGCAATCCTTTTTGCTGGCGCCGTTGCCGTTCCTCTGGATACCCAGATGGCTGAACAGCGGATGTTGGAGCTGGGACAGTTCAGTGATTCCGTATTCCTGTTTGCGGATTATGGACATGTGGAGAAGTTTGATAAATCACATCCGTGGTTTCGCAGCTTGAAGGGAGTCGTACTGCTACGTTCCGGCAAGGGCAAGAAACAGACGACATATTCCGACATCATGAACATCAAACCCCAACACGCGCATGAGAGAGTCCTGATTTCCTCTGACAGCGTGGCGGCGATACTTTTCACCAGCGGAACTACCGGTAATGAAAAAGGTGCCATACTGACTCATACGAACCTGACCAGCGATGCTTACCAAGCATGTGATGGCATTTTCCTTAACATCTCCCATGAAGATGTCTTCTACGTCTTCATGCCTCTGCATCATAGCTACTGTACTACTGCTGTCTTCCTTGAGAGCATTCTCCATGGCAGCGAAGCCGTATTCGGTTCCTCCATGGCAGTGACGAAGCTGCTATCTGACATGAAGACTGGGCATGTCACCATATTTCTCGGAATCCCTCTGCTTTACAACAAACTGCTTGCAGGCTTGATGAAAAAGGTACGGGAGAAGGGGCTGCTTGCCTATGGAGTCATCAGGCTGCTGATGAAGATTAACGGCATCCTGAAACGTCGTTTTGGCATCAACATGGGAAAGAAATGGTTCAAGACTATGTTAAGCGGAATCGGCATGCTGGAGAACAGTATTTGCATCTGTGGAGCAGGACCGCTTGCTCCTCAGGTCTTCCGTCAGTTCCAGCAGCTTGGTCTGGATTTTATCCAAGGGTATGGTTTGACTGAAGCTTCTCCCATCCTCACTCTCAACCCTGTAAGCAAGTTCAAGATTGATTCCATCGGGATGATCTTTCCTCTTGTTGAAATGAAAGTAGATTCACCGAATGCCTCAGGCGTCGGAGAACTGGTAGTCAAAGGGCCGAATATCTGCCAAGGATATTACAAGGATCCGAAACAGACTGCGGAGCTTTTCACCAAGGATGGATACATGCGTACCGGAGACCTTGGGTCAATCGATGAAGAAAACTATGTGTATCTCAAAGGACGCATAAAGAACATGATTGTCACCGATGGCGGCAAGAATGTCTATCCTGAGGAAATCGAAGATGGATTCCAGCTGTATCCCCAGGTAGAACAGGTTTTGGTACGAGGATATATTGCTGACAAGGCGCTGAAAAAAGAAGCAATTGAGGTTCTTATATTTCCAAACTCGGACTACTACAAGGGAAAAGGCATCACGGACAAGACCGTGATTCGCAAGGATCTGGAGAAAGTAGTCGCCGAGGTGAACAGAACGCTGGTAGCATACAAGAAAATATCCAGGATTATCATTCTTGATGAGGCAATGGACATGACCAGTACCAAGAAGATCAAGCGCACGTCCGTCGGGCATACGGAGGACGTCATAGCCTGA
- a CDS encoding amidohydrolase family protein — MKTLITHATILPMTQEGLFFQGDIGIEDKKIVFVGTNRPESFLPDMVIDATGMLALPAFVNAHTHLSMGLMRNYKDSSPSLQDWLAEIFPIEEKLHTADVEAASRLGAAELIRSGTTTFADMYFFAHETAKVVREAGMRACLGLTFFGDIDDSRRRFAERLPALEQEASLASNRIRIDAAPHAIYTTSAETYRYARDFVRERGCAFHTHLSETRKEVDDCVKETGMTPALYLESLGIFTVPSYLAHGVFITDEEISLLKDCPTAIVHNISSNLKLSSGVAPVAKFMRNGLTVAIGTDGASSNNNLNMCEELHVAMLVSRLFSAGQPPLPFDMLRAATLGGAQALGLSHLIGTLEVGKEADIILVSTQATHMNPLNDPFSAMVYSLQSSDIDTVFCQGKLLMHGGILQTVDESQACRDVNKKWNALLSR, encoded by the coding sequence ATGAAAACGCTTATCACACATGCAACAATCCTTCCCATGACACAAGAAGGGTTGTTTTTTCAGGGCGACATCGGCATTGAGGACAAGAAAATTGTCTTTGTCGGAACAAACAGGCCGGAAAGTTTTCTTCCCGACATGGTGATTGACGCCACCGGGATGCTTGCCCTTCCCGCTTTTGTCAATGCCCATACCCATCTTTCCATGGGACTGATGCGTAATTACAAGGATTCTTCTCCTTCACTCCAAGACTGGCTGGCGGAGATATTCCCCATTGAGGAAAAACTTCATACCGCAGACGTTGAGGCTGCGTCACGGCTTGGAGCAGCCGAGCTAATCCGTAGTGGCACGACCACGTTTGCCGATATGTATTTCTTTGCACATGAAACGGCCAAGGTGGTCAGGGAAGCCGGAATGAGGGCGTGCCTGGGTTTGACTTTCTTCGGCGACATTGATGACTCCAGACGCCGGTTCGCTGAACGTTTGCCTGCCCTGGAGCAGGAAGCCTCCCTTGCTTCGAACCGTATCAGGATTGATGCTGCGCCGCACGCAATCTACACGACAAGCGCCGAGACATATCGGTATGCACGTGATTTTGTCCGGGAACGCGGCTGTGCTTTTCACACTCATCTCAGCGAAACGCGCAAGGAAGTCGATGACTGCGTGAAAGAAACAGGGATGACTCCTGCTCTTTATCTGGAATCCTTGGGAATATTCACTGTTCCGTCTTATCTTGCCCACGGGGTATTCATCACTGATGAAGAAATCTCCTTGCTCAAAGATTGTCCTACTGCCATAGTCCACAATATTTCCAGCAATTTGAAACTGTCCAGCGGTGTGGCCCCTGTGGCGAAATTCATGCGGAACGGCCTCACCGTCGCCATAGGCACAGATGGAGCAAGCAGTAACAACAACCTGAACATGTGCGAGGAGTTGCATGTCGCCATGCTGGTCAGCCGTTTGTTTTCAGCAGGACAGCCTCCCCTGCCGTTTGACATGCTGCGTGCGGCGACTTTGGGGGGAGCGCAGGCTCTGGGATTGTCCCATCTGATAGGGACTCTTGAGGTTGGCAAGGAAGCAGACATCATTTTGGTATCGACACAGGCAACCCATATGAATCCCCTCAATGATCCGTTCTCCGCCATGGTGTATTCCCTCCAATCCTCGGACATAGACACGGTATTTTGTCAGGGCAAGCTGCTGATGCACGGCGGCATCTTGCAGACAGTGGATGAATCACAGGCATGCAGGGATGTCAACAAAAAATGGAATGCTCTGCTTTCCCGGTAA
- the tyrS gene encoding tyrosine--tRNA ligase: MNKTLQILHDRGFIKACTDSDALSDLMDKEPVTFYVGVDPSGRSIHIGHMVPFFAMHHMQEAGHNPIALVGGGTGMIGDPSGKTELRKMLTHEQIAANSASIKKQLGTVIDFAEMPPNGLGRAQMVNNADWLLGLNYIDFLREIGSQFSVNRMLTFESYKQRLERGLSFIEFNYQLLQSYDFLTLYRTHGCRLQMGGDDQWGNIVAGIDLIRRMESAECYGLTFNLIMRADGKKMGKSEKGAVFLDPDMYSPYDFYQYWRNVNDADVFKFMKLFTFLPLEEIDDYAKPGVNINEVKERLAWEQTRIIHGQEEADKARDAAKAAFGSTGANPAAREGMPSMEIPADRLASGIPALELFVESKLVPSNSDGRRLIAGGGAHVNETKIESHDQVIDSSWRDEQGELILRSGKKKFFRIIVK; this comes from the coding sequence ATGAACAAGACATTGCAGATTCTTCATGACCGGGGTTTCATTAAGGCATGCACTGATAGTGATGCCTTGAGTGACTTGATGGACAAGGAACCCGTTACCTTCTACGTCGGAGTCGATCCTTCCGGGCGGAGCATCCACATCGGTCATATGGTTCCTTTCTTCGCCATGCACCACATGCAGGAAGCGGGGCATAATCCCATAGCCTTGGTTGGTGGAGGAACCGGGATGATCGGGGATCCTTCCGGTAAGACCGAGCTGCGCAAGATGCTCACCCATGAGCAGATTGCCGCCAACAGCGCGTCAATCAAGAAACAACTGGGAACAGTGATAGACTTTGCCGAGATGCCTCCCAATGGGCTGGGCAGGGCGCAGATGGTGAATAATGCTGACTGGCTCCTCGGCTTGAACTACATTGATTTTCTCAGGGAGATTGGCAGCCAGTTCTCCGTGAACCGCATGCTGACTTTTGAAAGTTACAAGCAACGTCTGGAACGGGGCTTGAGCTTTATTGAGTTCAACTATCAGCTCCTCCAGTCATATGACTTCCTCACCTTGTACCGTACCCATGGTTGCAGGCTCCAGATGGGCGGAGACGATCAGTGGGGTAACATTGTGGCAGGCATAGACCTGATTCGGCGCATGGAGAGTGCCGAGTGCTATGGGTTGACCTTCAACCTCATCATGAGGGCAGATGGAAAGAAAATGGGTAAGAGCGAGAAAGGTGCGGTGTTCCTTGACCCAGATATGTACTCGCCTTACGATTTTTACCAGTATTGGCGCAATGTCAATGATGCGGATGTATTCAAGTTCATGAAGCTGTTCACATTTCTTCCCTTGGAGGAAATCGATGACTATGCCAAGCCGGGCGTTAACATCAATGAAGTCAAGGAACGGCTGGCATGGGAGCAGACCAGAATCATCCACGGGCAGGAGGAAGCGGATAAGGCGCGTGATGCCGCCAAGGCGGCTTTCGGAAGCACGGGAGCCAATCCTGCCGCGCGTGAAGGCATGCCGTCAATGGAAATTCCTGCTGACCGTTTGGCATCTGGCATCCCTGCGTTGGAGCTGTTCGTTGAAAGCAAACTTGTTCCGTCGAACAGCGATGGCCGGAGGCTTATAGCCGGAGGTGGCGCGCATGTCAACGAAACGAAGATTGAGTCCCATGACCAGGTAATTGACAGTTCATGGCGTGACGAGCAGGGGGAACTCATTCTTCGTTCAGGCAAGAAGAAATTCTTCCGCATCATTGTGAAATGA
- a CDS encoding glycine--tRNA ligase — protein MAEVTMDKIVSLCKRRGFIFQSSEIYGGLSGAYDYGPMGVELKNNIRDFWWKEMTQLHDDIVGLDASILMHPRVWEASGHVSNFTDPMVDCKQCKSRFRADQIDLSAPCPVCGTKGSFTEPRNFNLMFQSHIGANTDSSSVVYLRPETAQGIYVDFKNVVQSSRVKVPFGIAQIGKSFRNEITTKNFIFRSCEFEQMEMQFFCKPGTEDEWFPYWRGQRMDFYIRMGIRPESLRWHQHGPDELAFYAKDAYDIQFLFPMGWQELEGVHSRTDYDLSQHQTFSGKDQSYLDPETNDRYIPYVVETSAGLTRNVLMALSDAYDEEEIAPGDVRTVLHFHPAIAPVKVAVLPLVKKDGLDEYAQKLEKELREDYTVFFDRSGAIGRRYRRQDEIGTPYCVTVDYQTLEDNTVTLRFRDSMEQVRVPVAGIAARIKQEMKDYKRPQGK, from the coding sequence ATGGCTGAAGTAACGATGGACAAGATTGTTTCCCTGTGCAAGAGGCGTGGATTCATTTTCCAGTCGAGCGAGATTTACGGTGGTTTGAGCGGCGCATATGATTACGGTCCAATGGGAGTTGAGCTGAAGAATAACATCCGTGACTTCTGGTGGAAGGAAATGACACAGCTTCATGATGACATTGTAGGACTTGATGCTTCAATCCTGATGCATCCGCGTGTCTGGGAGGCAAGCGGTCACGTTTCCAACTTCACTGACCCCATGGTGGACTGTAAGCAGTGCAAGTCCCGTTTCCGTGCTGATCAGATTGACTTGTCCGCTCCTTGTCCCGTCTGCGGAACCAAGGGTTCCTTCACCGAGCCGCGTAACTTCAACCTGATGTTCCAGAGTCATATCGGCGCCAACACGGATTCTTCCAGCGTTGTGTACCTCCGTCCTGAGACTGCCCAAGGTATTTACGTCGATTTCAAGAATGTCGTGCAGAGCAGCCGGGTCAAGGTTCCTTTCGGCATAGCACAGATTGGAAAATCATTCCGCAATGAAATCACCACCAAGAATTTCATCTTCCGTTCCTGTGAGTTTGAGCAGATGGAGATGCAGTTTTTCTGCAAGCCGGGAACAGAGGACGAATGGTTCCCGTACTGGCGGGGACAGCGGATGGACTTCTATATCAGGATGGGCATTCGGCCGGAGTCCCTCCGTTGGCATCAACATGGTCCGGATGAGCTTGCTTTCTACGCCAAGGACGCGTATGACATCCAGTTCCTCTTTCCAATGGGCTGGCAGGAGCTTGAGGGCGTGCATAGCCGTACTGACTATGACTTGTCCCAGCACCAGACGTTCAGTGGTAAGGATCAGAGTTATCTGGATCCTGAGACAAATGATCGTTACATCCCCTACGTGGTAGAAACTTCCGCAGGATTGACCCGCAATGTCCTGATGGCACTCTCCGATGCCTATGATGAGGAAGAGATTGCTCCGGGCGATGTCCGTACAGTCCTTCATTTCCATCCTGCCATCGCGCCTGTAAAGGTGGCTGTGCTGCCGCTGGTCAAGAAAGACGGACTGGATGAATACGCCCAGAAGCTTGAGAAAGAACTCCGGGAGGATTACACGGTTTTCTTTGACCGCAGTGGGGCTATCGGCCGCCGGTATCGCCGCCAGGATGAGATTGGCACGCCGTATTGCGTGACAGTCGATTATCAGACACTGGAAGACAATACCGTGACCTTGCGTTTCCGTGATTCCATGGAACAGGTAAGGGTCCCTGTCGCGGGGATCGCTGCCCGCATCAAGCAGGAGATGAAGGACTACAAGCGTCCGCAAGGAAAGTGA